The segment TCTATTTAGTTAATCCCTATTCTTTGTCCGCAGTGAGAAACCGTTTTGAAGGGATTCAATATTCTGCTTTAGGAGGTGCATTTTGGAATATTGAAAAAATTTCAGTTTCAGAAAAGAATCAATAATGAATACCATGATTCTTAAGTTAATCGTAACGCTGATCTTGGGTTGTATACCGTAATTTTAACCCCTTAAATGTTCGATTTGAGTTTGGCGTTCAATATAATCGGCTAAATTAATAAAATCATCCCTAGGATAGCATCGACCCCCAACTAATTGAAAGGCTAATTCACTACGGGGGTTATCGGGATCTTCAAGCAGATGAATGCCCCAATAATATAACAGATCACTAGAGCGAATATGGACTTCTTCGGGGTCAATGCAATGAAACTTATCATCGGTTTGACTGATTTCTTGATAAACATTTAAAAACGTTCTTCTGAGCAAATTAAAGCGATTAGTGGTCAGTTGCTTAAACTGATTTACTAATACGAATAAATGGGCATTAGGATTAATATTACGAATTTCTCTAACCGTATCTTTAATCACTTTACCATGTTTATTAATTCCCAAAGGATTCAAAGTCGTGGGAATAATACAATAGTCAAATTTTTCAATTAATTCCTTGGGATTTCTTTCTAATGCGGGGGAACAATCACAAATAATAATCTTACAATTCCGGGCAGAATCTTCATGCCAATCTTCTCCTTTAAAGACTTCAATAGTGTTGCCAACACCTCCAGAGTTAGGAACATAAACCCCATCTCCAACTAATCTTAATAGATTTTCTTCGGGATCAAGATCAACTAACGCAATATCAAATCCTTGTAAGGCTAATGCTCCGGCTAAATGGGCTGCTACGGTGGTTTTTCCTACTCCTCCTTTACAGGTAAACACCCCAAAATAGAGTTTTTTATGGTTATTGTTAGGAGAACTAATCTCCTTAACTTGTTCCTCTGTCTCTTCATTCTGAGAAAATCCTCTTTCCCATTGTAGGTCACTTTCGGTAGCGATTCCACAACCAATTCTAACATCGTTTCCCCAAGACTTAATTAATGCCCTCGCCGGTCCTCCGAAGCCTTTAGTCGTAATAAAAAACCCGCAATTAAATTGTTTTTTAGCTGCTTGAGTATCCAAAAAATTAGCAAACTTTAATAACTGTGGGGTGGATACATTATTGTTGAGCCATTTAACTTGAACTGCCCCAGTATAGTTGCCTCTTTTCACAATTAAATCATACCCAGGTTGATTGGTTTTAGCCGTTTCTACTGTCCAACCCCAACGCTTAAATAGTTTAGCAACGTGCTGCTCGAAGTGAACAAAATCAGGAATGTCTGCCATGATCTTATTGAATTACAAAATTCAAAAATAAATTATTTATTAAAATCAACAACAGGGATTCTCAAAGAATTAGATTAACTTAAACTCTCTATTGAACCCCATTAACTTGCTTTGTTATCTTTTACCTTTATTATAGAATCTAGCCAGAATGATTGTGATATTTTAGAAAAATCTTTTGCATAACTTAAAATTGAATGATAGCATATTAATAATCACAATTTTCGAGGAATGTCAACGATAAAACCACAAAAATAAACATAATTTTTGTAACAAAATTTACCATCTAATCTAGGATCATGTATTGGTGATTACCTTGGTTAATGAGAGAGAATAAAGCCGTTAAAAAAATCGGTTTTTAATCTGAACTAAGTTTACTGAATATCGGGAATAGGGGGGAGATGACATTATATTCTTTTCAAGAAAAATATCGACGGTTACGGCAGGAATTATTAGGGGGAGCTTTAGCCCTAGCGGGAGTTTTTGCCTTTGGAACCTTATGGTATTATCTCATGGAAAAATGGTCAGTAGTCGATTCAGCCTATATGACCATGATTACCCTCTCTACGGTCGGATTTGGCGAAATACACCCCCTAGGCGATCGCTCCCGTATTTTTACCATGATCCTCATTTTGATGGGATTGATTACCATTGGGTATATCGTCAATCGTCTGACGGAAGCCCTCATTCAAGGGTATTTTCAAGAAGGGATTCGACAACGACAGGAGAAACGCTTGATTGATACACTAGAACACCATTGTATTCTCTGCGGGTTTGGACGAACTGCCCGCCAAGTCGCTTTGGAATTAGCTGCTGAAGAGATTCCTTTCATTGTGCTTGACTACGAACTCGAACAAGTCGAAGAAGCGCAAGGACTCGGCTATATTGCCATTCAAGCGGACGCAACCCTCGATGAATCGCTAATTACAGCGAAAATAGACAAAGCCGTCTGTTTAATCTCTGCCTTAACCTCGGATGCGGAAAATCTCTATACCGTTTTGTCTGCCAAAACCTTAAACCCCCAAATTCGGGCGATTTCCAGGGCGAATAGTGAAGAAGCCTTGGTTAAATTGCAACGAGCCGGAGCAGATGCGGTGGTTTCTCCCTATATTACCGGAGGAAAACGGTTAGCGGCGGCAGCGTTACGACCCCAGGTAATGGATTTTGTCGATGGCATTTTAACGGGAAGCGATCGCACTTTTTATATGGAGGAATTTCTCTTAGATCCGCAATTTTGTCCCTGTATTGGTCAAACCTTAAGTGAAGCCAGATTACGCTTAAAATCAGGGGCTTTAGTGTTAGCTATTCGGCGGGCTGATGGTCATTTAATTGGGGGTCCAACGGGAGAAACTGAATTACTGGCAGGAGATTTACTTATTTGTATGGGAACCCCAGAACAATTACGCCAACTCAATCAAATTTTAGGACCGATTCGTGCTACTCCTGCCCTACGTCCCCCCAGACATCGTTAATACTTGTTTAAGTTGCATCAGTTTTGTAGAGTGGGCAAAGTTTTCTACTTTACAAGTAGTTCAGATCAATCTCTGATTTGCCCACTCTACCGTCTTAAGATTTTGTTGATAAACAGTCTCTAAGTTCCACCAATAAACTTTGAATGGGATGCTCAGGAGTCCATCCAGAAAACCGCTTCACTTGAGCACGACAGGAGTAGCCTGTTACTAAAAAATAGGTTCTCTCTTCTGGTGTTGAAGGAAGGTGTTTTTCCCAACTACTTTGATAAATACCTTGGGAAGTATCATAATGGTCTAATTCATGGCCATAAATACCTGCCATTCCACAACATCCCGTAGACACTAAGATTAGAGAAATTCCCATTTTTTCAAAAACTTCTTGCCATTGTTTTTGCGAATTGACTGCTAAAGATTTTTCGCTACAATGTCCTAATAAATAATAAGATTTTGCTTTTGATAGTTGGGGTAATACGCTATCTTGTTCTAGGAGAAACTCTTGCAGTAATCTGACTTTATTACTAATCTCTTTTCCGTCAGAAATTTTGCTGTATTCATCTCGATAGGTTAAAACGATACTGGGTTCAATTCCTACTAACGGAATGTCTAAAGAGGATAGTTTTTTGAGATAGGCTATATTTTTTTGAGCAACTGCTTCAAATTGATCTAAAAATCCTTTGAGATGTAACGGCTTTCCGTTGATAAAAAAGGGTGCAATATAAACCCTATAGCCCAGATTAGTTAAAAAATCATAGGTATCAACCACTAAACTAGCTTCATAAAAACTCGTCAAAGCATCTTGAATTAAAATAACACTCTTTTTTCGTTCTAATGCCGTTAAAGCTGATAATTGATCTAGATTAAAATTCGGTGCTTTTCTCTTAGCTAATTCTTGTTTTACGGTATTAATACTAACCGCAGGAAGATCAACTATTCCTAACAGTTTCTTAATAGCCTCTTGCAAAATCCAATTTTTCGTGATAGTATTAGCTAAAGTCGGAAAATCTGCTTGCCAGTAAGCCGACGTTTCGAGATAGGCTGTTAAATAATCCCGCAGCGATCGCCAATAACGACTATGGTAGTCCTGTAAAAACTGAGCCTTCATCGCAGGAATATCAATCTGGATAGGACATTGACTCACACAAGCTTTACAAGATAAGCATCCGTGCATCCCTTCATAAACCTCATGGGAATAGTCTGGAACTCCCCACCATTTCCCTAAGGTATTCCAGCATTTTAGGGGAAAATTCAGCAACCCCTGTACCCTTGACCTAGAAGTATCGACTTGGGACTTTAACAATAACCATTCCCGTAATAGCATAGCGCGTCCTTTAGGAGAATGAATGCGATCGCGGGTTTGTTTAGCAGAAGGACAGATTATTTCATCGGGATTAAAATTAAAACAAGCACCATTGCCATTACAACGAAAAGCTGCTTGATATTGGGATCGTAAATTAGGTGAAACTTGACGATCAAACTGTCCCTTTAGAGGAGACTCTAGGGGAAATATTTGATCTGAACTTGCGTAGGGAGTAACAATTTTTCCAGGGTTTAATTTATTATAAGGATCAAACACTGCTTTAATTTTACGCAGATCTTGATACAATTCTTCCCCAAAAAATAGAGGAGTATATTCACTGCGGAACCCCTTTCCGTGTTCCCCCCACATTACCCCCCCATAGTGGTGAACTAAATTGACAACTTGATCAGATAATTCTCGGATCAACTTTTCATCATCAAGGGACTTCATATTCAACGCAGGACGAACATGAAGACACCCTACATCAACATGACCAAACATCGCATAATTGAGATTATATTGTGCTAATAATTGTTGTAATTCTTGAGTATAAGTCGCTAAATGGGAAGGAGGGACAGCCGTATCTTCAATAAAAGGAATAGGTTGACGATCACCTGACATATTGGCTAATAATTCAACCCCTCTTTTTCGCAACTTCCATAACTGATTGATTTCGGTTTTGTTGTCAGTCAAATAGTAACTAATAGCTTGTCCTAATGATTTAATAATAGGATTAATCTTGTCTTGTATTGCTTCTTGATTTTTACCAATAAATTCAACTAAATTAATAGCTTTAGCATCACCAATAAACGCTTTAATCTCACAATATAAATTATCTTGTTTAACTAACTCTAAAATTTTATCATCAACGGTTTCGATAGCTGCTGGTTCAAATTGTAATAAATATTCTGCGTCTTTCAGAGCATCATTAAAACTAGCGTAATGTAGGACTAATAATTGAGCTTTTTGAGGAATATTAGTTAATTTTAATTTGGCTTCGGTGATGACAGCTAAAGTCCCTTCTGAACCTGATAAAATACGATTAATATCAAAAACTGTTCGGTCAGAATTATAAACCTTAGCTAAATTATAGCCAGTCATAAAACGAGTCATTTTAGGGAATATTGACTCAATTAAATCTTGTTTTGAGGTGACAATATCATCAATAGTTTGATAAATTTTGCTTAAAGGTTCTGAGGAGGAGTTTTTAAAGTCATTTAAACGCTTTTTAGCTATTGCTGAAGAAGTCCCAAAAGTTCCATCAGGTAATACCCAATTTAAGGATAAAATATGGTCACTGGTGCGGCCATAAATTCGTGATCCTTTTCCCGCAGCATCTGTATTAATCATACCCCCAATAGTTGCACGATTACTCGGAGAAAGAGAAGGAGCAAAAAATACCCCATGGGGTTGTAAATACTGATTTAATTGGTCTAAAATAACCCCAGGTTGAACCCTAACCCATCCTGCGTCTAAATTGAGTTCTAAAATGTGATTCATGTATTTAGAACAATCAATAATAACCCCAGGAGAAAGAGATTGTCCATTAGTTCCTGTCCCTCCACCTCTAGGGGAAAAGGTAATAGAATTAAAAGAGGAATGATTAGCTAGTTTAAAAATTTCTTGAATATCTTCAGTGATTTTAGGAAACACTACTGCTTGGGGTAAAATTTGATAAATACTATTATCAGTAGAAGCAACTAAACGACTAGCTAAATCACCACGAATTTCTCCTGTAAATGGACTTTTTTTTAAAGTGTCTAAAAAATCAGCAATGGTTTGATGAGTAGTCTGGTTAGAAGTCAGTCTTGGAAGCATAATAGTCAATAGTGAATATTACAGAATAATTTCTTGTTTTTCAGTGAAGCACATAGCAATTCCCTTCTCATAATAGGCTGCTTCATTAATAAAAACAGGATAAACAGTACAATCTCCTTGATAATGGATAGTTTCCCCTTCAAAAGTTACAAATAAAGGATCACCAGGATGGAGAGGATGATAATCCTTAAATTGTAGATCAGGATGAATCATTGCAGTGATATCTTCCCCAGTTCGAGGATAATCTATTCTCTCAATGACTTGATACAACGTAAGGGATTTACATCCGTTAAAATCATCTCCTTGATTATATTTTTCTAACCCATCAAGAAGATGATAAATCAGTTGTTCTGTTTGTTGAAATAGAGCAGCATCTAAAACCCCTTGAGCAACCGCTCCCACCTCAATTGCAAACCCTAATTCCGTCAAACTTCTCAATAATAAATTTTCTTGAGCATAACGATATCTTAAGACTTTTATGTTAGGATTAAGAGAAGTCAGATAGGCCACTAATTGAAAATGAAAAGGATGTCCATCACAAATAATAATAGTCAGTCCCATCTGGGAAGTCGTGCTATGTAAGTCAATAATCAAATCCGTTTGGTGATCTCGAATTTTCTGATCAATATTTTTAGCTAATATTTGCTCATAAAAAAACGTCTCAGGCTCATCCAATGCTTCACGACTAAAGCAACGATTTAAGTCTGTTTCAATATATCTTTGTCTAGCTTCAATTGCTCTAGGATTAGCTAAAAAGGTCAAAATTTTAAGACTTGATCGCTCAATTAAATGCGGATATTTTTGAAATTTTTTAATCAAATACACTCCCGTCATTTCATTACCGTGAGTCCCACCAATAAGAGCGATATTCCTAATTTTTTTAACCATAGGTTTTTGCTAACCAGCTAAGTACTGTGAGTTGAGAGTGAGGAATTAGAGTTAGAGACTATTTGTCAAGACAATAATTAATATTAAGCTATTGAGTAAGTGATTATAAATAAACGTTTGGTAGGCAATGCCCACCAAACAGCTAAAACGTTGATAAGCGAGATTATTGTTGCCAATGCTTACTATCAGGTATTGTTCGTTTAATTGTGCTCACCTACTCAGCATTTTTTTTAGAATGTAGTAAGACTTGAGAGATTATAATAAGGCTAAAGCCTTTACTAAGAACTCATTACTATCCTAATATTTGTTTAACAAACAATCTCTTAGGGGGATAATCCCTGGTAAAATCAGGGTAAAAGTTGACGTTTTAAAGACTCCAAAGAAGCCCAACGGCTATCAATAGGAGAATGACTTTCATCAGTAGTAATCGTCGGTTGCTGACAATCTTTACCACATAGCTGTCTAAGCGGCATCGTTAGGGATAACTGCTCATAAAGCCAAGTATCCGGCTCAAAATAGCCATTAGGAGAGAGAGTTTCTGATAAATCTTCCCAAGCGACTTCCCGTTCTTGAGGAACAACTGCAGGTAAACCCGCATTTTTATCGAGCCAGATAATTTCTGACGTATCGAGAATGATACGATGGTTGTATTGTTGCAGACAGCGATCGCAAGTTAAGGTAATAATCGTCTCTCCTTGGACCTTAATTTCCAAAAATGTCCCCCCATGTCTGACCGTCATCTGACCCCGCAGAGGCGTTAAGGTATCTAAACCAGGGATAAAATCATCTAGAGGAATGGTTTGAGTTCTGTCCCTGAGTTGGAGTAAATGGGGAATGTAGAGGGATTGCATAATATCACGCCTCCTGTCCGTGGCTATAATCGGCTAATCTCATTGTACCAACCAAACTGCCACGGGAAATGTTCATGGCCTTAAGGGAATTGCTATATATGTTAGTTCAAAAAATAACCAGCTATTCCTCAAAAACAAATAACTGGTCACTATTAACGATTAACTATTAACGGTTAGTTACTTACCCATCCCTAACTGTTGGGCTTTTTGATAAACTTTCCCTTCAGTCAATAAAGACGGAGCAATCACCACCTCTACCTGCTGCATTTCCTTCATATTTTTGGCTCCCAACGTCCCCATACTGGTTTTGAGGGCTCCTAAGAGATTATGGGTTCCGTCGTCCAATTTGGCAGGTCCGGTGAGAATTTCTTGGATAGTTCCTGTGGTTCCCACATTAATACGGGTTCCCCTAGGCAGGACAGGAGACGGTGTAGCCATACCCCAATGATATCCCCGTCCAGGGGCTTCCGCCGAGCGAGCAATTGGAGAACCAATCATCACCGCATCGGCTCCACAGGCGATACATTTACAGATATCCCCTCCGGTGACAATGCCTCCATCAGCAATCACAGGAATATAGCGACCCGTTTCCCGTTGATAGTCATCTCGTGCCGCAGCACAGTCAGCGACGGCTGTTGCTTGGGGTACTCCCACTCCTAGGACTCCGCGAGAGGTACAAGCAGCCCCCGGTCCAATTCCCACTAAGACGGCGGCCGCTCCCGCTTTCATCAGGTTTAAGGCGACCTCATAGGTAACACAATTGCCCAAGGCGACGGGCATGGGCATTTCTTGGCAGAATTTGCTTAAATCTAGGGGACTAATGGACTCAGGGGAGAGGTGAGCGGTTGAGACAACAGTCGCTTGGACAAAGACTAAATCTGCGCCCGCTTCTGCCACAATTTGACCGTATTGGGAGGCTCCCGCCGGGGTCAGACTGACGGCTGCTATTCCCCCTTGGGCTTTAATATCCTTGATTCTTTGGGTAATCAGTTCAGGTTTGATGGGTTTGGCATAGAGTTCCTGCATTAACCCGACAAACTCTGATTTGCCAACAGAGGCAATGCGATCGAGGATAGGGTTAGGGTCATCATAGCGGGTTTGAATCCCTTCTAGGTTAAGAACCCCGATTGCCCCTAATTCAGACAATAAGACCGCCATTTTGACATCAACGACCCCATCCATGGCACTGGCCAGAATGGGGATTTCTCGTTCGATGCCGCCGATAGTCCAACGGGTATCTGCTAGACTAGGATCTAGAGTACGACCCCCAGGGGCTAGGGCAATTTCATCTATTCCGTAAGCTCGTCGAGCGGTTTTACCTCGACCAATAATTATATCCACGCTTCTATATCCCGTTCCCGATGTATATTTAGCCTAGGCTATCAAATTTTGAGCCCTTTAGGGAATAGGTGACATCAGATTTACTTATTTTCTTCGTGAAGCACCCCAACTAAACTTCCTTATGGACGCTACAGTGTCAAATCAATCTGGTAATTTAGTCATCCAACCCGTAACCAGATTTTGAGTGGTAGTATCAACGTCTTGAACAATGAAAAATACCTCTTGTGCAACTGCATTGTTATTGACAACATCTGCTTTGGTAATCAATAACAGCATTGCGCTTTCATTGGCAGGAGTGGCTGTCCCTGTACCATCTCCATTGATAGTATAAGGTCTGACCACATCCGTTGCAACAACAGCCCTTCCCTGACCAGAGGTTGCTGGTTGATTAATGTTAATCTTCCCTGTACAATTTCCCTGACCATCACAAGTGAGAACCCCTTCTCCTGATTGGGGAATTTGGCCATCTTGTCCGACTATTCGATACCCATAGTTGCCCTTAAGACTAGCATTGCTGAACTGTACCCCATCGGGTAATCTTTTTCCCATTACGGTCATCAAATTACCCGCAGGAACTAATTGTTCTGGAATTAAGTAAAATTCCTCCGCTTGCAATTCCTGATTCACCCGTTGAGCTTTAGTAATAACAAAGTTAAGATTATTATTATTAGTTGACCCATCGGGTAAGTTAGTCGCAATCATTCCCGTACCATTGCCATTACCCTCTACTTGATACTGACCGCTAAAAGTCGCTTGGTTCATTCTTCTGGGACTTCCTACATCCTGTCCTGGAAAACTTTGAATCGTTCGGCCTTCAAACTTTCCTTGACCATCAAAGGTGGCTAAGGTTGTTCCCACCACCGTCGCTTGTCCTCCCTGACCGAGATCTACCATCGCATAGGTTCCTTCAAGACTATTATTGGTAAAGTCCTCGTTTTGCTGACTGGCACTATTTTGACTGCATCCATAACTCAGTAGCAATCCTAGACCTAAACTGCTGATAATCAAGAATTTCTTCGAGTTTTGCCACGTTTTCGCTCTGAAACCTAATGTAAGCTTTTCTACAGGATTTAACAGGTGTGGAATGTTGGTGATCTCATGGGAAACCGATGATAAACTCATAATTCCACCTCTTCTTTTTTTATTTTCTAAATTCTAATTTTTTCCAACCTCGGTTCACCCTAAAGATAGGATTTTATAACTTAATTATAACGCGGATTTTTCAAGACAAATATATTAAGAATCTTTCGAGGTTTTTCTTAACTTTTCTTAATTTATTTTGCGTAAAAAAGCGATTTCTAAAGAATTAGCAATGTTATAATTAGGCTATAGATTACTTATTAATAACTAAAGCGATCGCGTCAATTAAGTTTATTGACAATAACTGTTAGTTGGCTTTAAAAATGAGGAGGAAGTCTAGCTATGGCTTATACGACACAAGAACAGGCCAACATAGAAGTTGTTAAAGGTTTTTTTCAAGCTTTCCGAGAACCGACAACCGATCTTAATCAATACATCGATAATCATTTCACAGACAATGCTCGAATGATCATCGTTCGAGGGGGACAAGAAACCTATGCCACTAATACCATTGTAGGAGGAGCCCCTCCCCCCGCCAATATTGCCAATACGAACGCCTATTCTGATGAACGATTTTCTCACGAACGGCAAGCTCTTTTACCCCTGACCCGCGAATATATTGGTCAATCTGGGGTAAAAAACTTTATTAGCGAATTACGCAGTAATTTTAACCTGGATAGCCGTTTAACTCAATTTAACGACCTTAAATATATCGCCGAAGATAACAACGTCGCTGTCTATGGTTATTTAAGGTATGTTAATAGCAATACGGGAAACTTGATTAGGAGTCCCTTTGCCGTCAATATTGAGTTAACCGATGGCCGTATCAGTTTATATCACTTCTACACCGACTCCTATTCCTATGCTGCCTCATCCCGCGTTGGAGGAACTTGGCAAGGACAATATCTCGATTTTGCTCCTCTAAATGTCCGATGGGGAACAAGAGAATCCGATACGCTCATAGGTGATACTAATCCCCAACAGCGACAAGATCAACTCTATGGCTACCAAAATAACGATCGCCTCCAAGGGGGTGAAGAAGCCGATCAACTCTGGGGAGGCAGTGGTAATGATACTTTACTAGGAGATAATGGCAATGATACCCTCTACGGGAATATTGGCTCCAATCACTTAACAGGAGGAGCCGGAAGTGATACCTTTGTCTTAGCCTCTGATGTGGGTATTGCCAAACCCGGAGATCAAGGATTTGATACTATTACCGATTTTGAGAATAACGTAGATCGACTGGGGTTAGACCCTGGACTGGTTGACTCGACTGATGGTATAACCCAAACGCAACTAACCAGAGAACTCACCTTTAAGGATCTTACCATTAACCAAGACGGCGCGAATACGGTCATTACCGTCACTGAAACGGGAGAAAAGCTGGCCGTTCTCGAAAATGTTCAGGCTAACACCCTTGATGAAAGCGATTTTATCCAAATGGAAGCCTTACCGCCATTTCGGGGATTTCCTGGCGATCGAGAAAATGCCAATGAAGCGCAAAATGTCGCTGTGTTGGAAGGATTTTTCAACTCCTTTAGGGATGGAACCATCGCTGACTATATCGCCAATCATTTCACCGAAAACGCCCTCTATATTCCTATTCAGAGCGATAATAGCTATTATGAGGTGTATAATCCCGAACTCAATGCCTATTCCGTTGCCTTTTCCCATGAGAGATTTTTGCTAACCCCCCCAACACGGGAATGGCAGGGAATTACAGGGGCTCAGAATTTTATTGCAACCTTGGGAAGAGCCAATGATATGACCGATCCTATCACAGCCTTTTTCCCTGCGAAATTTGTGGTCAATGGAGACGATATTGGTGTCTTTGGTCGATTTCAATTTAGAAACCGCAGCAGTGGTCAAATTTCCGATACTCCCTTTGCTTACCACATCCAACTGCAAGACGGACGGATCAACTTTATCCAATTCTACGAAGATTCCTACGCCTATAGCATGGGTGCACGTCAAGGAGGACGTTGGACAAGACAGTATGATCAAACCCTAGAAGACTTTATTTTTGGGACGAGGGTTGGAGAAACCTTGATAGGTAGCGATCGCATCGATCACATCTATGGCTATCAGGGGGATGATACCTTAGAGGGAAAAGGGGGTCAAGACGTTCTCTATGGTGGACAAGGAAGCGATCGCTTCATCTTAGCGGTTAAAGAGGGAACCGATACCATTATGGACTTTACTAAAGGGGAAGACTCCCTACAATTGCCAGAAGATGTCACCTTTAATCAATTAACTCTGACTCAGAATGGGGCTAATGCAGACATTATTCTGAACCAAACCCAAGAAAAATTAGTCACTCTGCAACAAGTTGAAGCTAATGCGCTCGATAATACTGATTTTCGTCTAGCCTCCGACAGTATGAATCTTTTTTGGCTAGTTGGGATCATTGTGGTTCTCGCGGCCGTTTTGTTAATAGGAATTTGGCAACCTTATCGAAATTATCGAAAACCGACTAAAACCCTCGAAATAGGAGATATAAACCATGGAAGGAGTACCTAG is part of the Rippkaea orientalis PCC 8801 genome and harbors:
- a CDS encoding AAA family ATPase; this translates as MADIPDFVHFEQHVAKLFKRWGWTVETAKTNQPGYDLIVKRGNYTGAVQVKWLNNNVSTPQLLKFANFLDTQAAKKQFNCGFFITTKGFGGPARALIKSWGNDVRIGCGIATESDLQWERGFSQNEETEEQVKEISSPNNNHKKLYFGVFTCKGGVGKTTVAAHLAGALALQGFDIALVDLDPEENLLRLVGDGVYVPNSGGVGNTIEVFKGEDWHEDSARNCKIIICDCSPALERNPKELIEKFDYCIIPTTLNPLGINKHGKVIKDTVREIRNINPNAHLFVLVNQFKQLTTNRFNLLRRTFLNVYQEISQTDDKFHCIDPEEVHIRSSDLLYYWGIHLLEDPDNPRSELAFQLVGGRCYPRDDFINLADYIERQTQIEHLRG
- a CDS encoding potassium channel family protein is translated as MTLYSFQEKYRRLRQELLGGALALAGVFAFGTLWYYLMEKWSVVDSAYMTMITLSTVGFGEIHPLGDRSRIFTMILILMGLITIGYIVNRLTEALIQGYFQEGIRQRQEKRLIDTLEHHCILCGFGRTARQVALELAAEEIPFIVLDYELEQVEEAQGLGYIAIQADATLDESLITAKIDKAVCLISALTSDAENLYTVLSAKTLNPQIRAISRANSEEALVKLQRAGADAVVSPYITGGKRLAAAALRPQVMDFVDGILTGSDRTFYMEEFLLDPQFCPCIGQTLSEARLRLKSGALVLAIRRADGHLIGGPTGETELLAGDLLICMGTPEQLRQLNQILGPIRATPALRPPRHR
- a CDS encoding FAD-binding and (Fe-S)-binding domain-containing protein, with product MLPRLTSNQTTHQTIADFLDTLKKSPFTGEIRGDLASRLVASTDNSIYQILPQAVVFPKITEDIQEIFKLANHSSFNSITFSPRGGGTGTNGQSLSPGVIIDCSKYMNHILELNLDAGWVRVQPGVILDQLNQYLQPHGVFFAPSLSPSNRATIGGMINTDAAGKGSRIYGRTSDHILSLNWVLPDGTFGTSSAIAKKRLNDFKNSSSEPLSKIYQTIDDIVTSKQDLIESIFPKMTRFMTGYNLAKVYNSDRTVFDINRILSGSEGTLAVITEAKLKLTNIPQKAQLLVLHYASFNDALKDAEYLLQFEPAAIETVDDKILELVKQDNLYCEIKAFIGDAKAINLVEFIGKNQEAIQDKINPIIKSLGQAISYYLTDNKTEINQLWKLRKRGVELLANMSGDRQPIPFIEDTAVPPSHLATYTQELQQLLAQYNLNYAMFGHVDVGCLHVRPALNMKSLDDEKLIRELSDQVVNLVHHYGGVMWGEHGKGFRSEYTPLFFGEELYQDLRKIKAVFDPYNKLNPGKIVTPYASSDQIFPLESPLKGQFDRQVSPNLRSQYQAAFRCNGNGACFNFNPDEIICPSAKQTRDRIHSPKGRAMLLREWLLLKSQVDTSRSRVQGLLNFPLKCWNTLGKWWGVPDYSHEVYEGMHGCLSCKACVSQCPIQIDIPAMKAQFLQDYHSRYWRSLRDYLTAYLETSAYWQADFPTLANTITKNWILQEAIKKLLGIVDLPAVSINTVKQELAKRKAPNFNLDQLSALTALERKKSVILIQDALTSFYEASLVVDTYDFLTNLGYRVYIAPFFINGKPLHLKGFLDQFEAVAQKNIAYLKKLSSLDIPLVGIEPSIVLTYRDEYSKISDGKEISNKVRLLQEFLLEQDSVLPQLSKAKSYYLLGHCSEKSLAVNSQKQWQEVFEKMGISLILVSTGCCGMAGIYGHELDHYDTSQGIYQSSWEKHLPSTPEERTYFLVTGYSCRAQVKRFSGWTPEHPIQSLLVELRDCLSTKS
- a CDS encoding aspartoacylase; this encodes MVKKIRNIALIGGTHGNEMTGVYLIKKFQKYPHLIERSSLKILTFLANPRAIEARQRYIETDLNRCFSREALDEPETFFYEQILAKNIDQKIRDHQTDLIIDLHSTTSQMGLTIIICDGHPFHFQLVAYLTSLNPNIKVLRYRYAQENLLLRSLTELGFAIEVGAVAQGVLDAALFQQTEQLIYHLLDGLEKYNQGDDFNGCKSLTLYQVIERIDYPRTGEDITAMIHPDLQFKDYHPLHPGDPLFVTFEGETIHYQGDCTVYPVFINEAAYYEKGIAMCFTEKQEIIL
- a CDS encoding YceD family protein, with the protein product MQSLYIPHLLQLRDRTQTIPLDDFIPGLDTLTPLRGQMTVRHGGTFLEIKVQGETIITLTCDRCLQQYNHRIILDTSEIIWLDKNAGLPAVVPQEREVAWEDLSETLSPNGYFEPDTWLYEQLSLTMPLRQLCGKDCQQPTITTDESHSPIDSRWASLESLKRQLLP
- a CDS encoding GuaB3 family IMP dehydrogenase-related protein, whose amino-acid sequence is MDIIIGRGKTARRAYGIDEIALAPGGRTLDPSLADTRWTIGGIEREIPILASAMDGVVDVKMAVLLSELGAIGVLNLEGIQTRYDDPNPILDRIASVGKSEFVGLMQELYAKPIKPELITQRIKDIKAQGGIAAVSLTPAGASQYGQIVAEAGADLVFVQATVVSTAHLSPESISPLDLSKFCQEMPMPVALGNCVTYEVALNLMKAGAAAVLVGIGPGAACTSRGVLGVGVPQATAVADCAAARDDYQRETGRYIPVIADGGIVTGGDICKCIACGADAVMIGSPIARSAEAPGRGYHWGMATPSPVLPRGTRINVGTTGTIQEILTGPAKLDDGTHNLLGALKTSMGTLGAKNMKEMQQVEVVIAPSLLTEGKVYQKAQQLGMGK